The Scyliorhinus torazame isolate Kashiwa2021f chromosome 10, sScyTor2.1, whole genome shotgun sequence genome contains a region encoding:
- the LOC140430722 gene encoding bifunctional arginine demethylase and lysyl-hydroxylase JMJD6-like isoform X4 produces the protein MTAAAARKLSREEVAELVALALRSGLSERDIAGLASVQKLLGRCRSRRRGLGPTAAALVLLLLLLLCAPLPQSALRLCFWLRGLSADGQMCVLGLPDLHNTFRRPLDCRVCHNITGVDRKSNLSHEEFLRAYAYSMQPVVVEDGQRNWSAREAFSFEFFTRIYDNDSRALDNSGSECQFFPYDTEFLNLGDVFSMEAGRVGMHSNAKPWYIGWSNCDSSAASVLRQHYKRPYFIPAISESSKMDWIFMGVPGHGAHMHIDDVDNPSWQAQIRGIKHWKLEPPAECYYECSSLEAIVYPGQINGPPT, from the exons ATGACGGCGGCGGCAGCTCGGAAACTGAGTCGGGAAGAGGTGGCGGAGCTGGTGGCTCTGGCCCTGCGCTCCGGCCTCAGCGAGCGGGACATCGCGGGGCTGGCGTCGGTGCAGAAGCTGCTGGGCCGGTGCCGCTCCCGCCGCCGAGGCCTGGGGCCTACCGCCGCCGCCCtcgtcctgctgctgctcctcctgctCTGTGCCCCGCTCCCCCAGTCCGCCCTCCGCCTCTGCTTCTGGCTCCGCGGCCTGTCGGCCGACGGGCAGATGTGCGTGCTCGGCTTGCCCGACCTGCACAACACCTTCCGCCGGCCCCTGGACTGCCGGGTCTGCCACAACATCACCGGCGTGGACAGGAAGAGCAACCTGAGCCATGAGGAGTTCCTGCGGGCTTACGCCTACTCCATGCAGCCGGTGGTGGTGGAGGACGGCCAGAGGAACTGGTCGGCCCGGGAGGCCTTCAGCTTCGAGTTCTTCACGCGGATCTACGACAACGACAGCCGGGCCCTGGACAACAGCGGCAGCGAGTGCCAGTTCTTCCCCTACGACACCGAGTTTCTGAACCTGGGGGATGTTTTCAGTATGGAGGCTGGCCGTGTTGGCATGCACAGCAATGCCAAACCTTGGtacattggatg GAGTAACTGTGATTCCAGTGCAGCAAGTGTCCTGAGGCAGCACTACAAGCGACCATATTTTATCCCAGCCATTTCTGAATCTAGTAAAATGGATTGGATATTCATGGGAGTACCAGGACATGGAGCCCACATGCAC ATTGATGATGTAGATAATCCCTCATGGCAGGCCCAAATCAGAGGCATCAAACACTGGAAACTAGAACCTCCAGCAGAATGCTATTATGAATGTTCTTCTCTGGAAGCCATTGTGTACCCTGGGCAGATCA ATGGACCCCCAACTTAA
- the LOC140430722 gene encoding bifunctional arginine demethylase and lysyl-hydroxylase JMJD6-like isoform X2, which produces MTAAAARKLSREEVAELVALALRSGLSERDIAGLASVQKLLGRCRSRRRGLGPTAAALVLLLLLLLCAPLPQSALRLCFWLRGLSADGQMCVLGLPDLHNTFRRPLDCRVCHNITGVDRKSNLSHEEFLRAYAYSMQPVVVEDGQRNWSAREAFSFEFFTRIYDNDSRALDNSGSECQFFPYDTEFLNLGDVFSMEAGRVGMHSNAKPWYIGWSNCDSSAASVLRQHYKRPYFIPAISESSKMDWIFMGVPGHGAHMHIDDVDNPSWQAQIRGIKHWKLEPPAECYYECSSLEAIVYPGQIIVLDTNKWFHETHILGEELSITIGSEYD; this is translated from the exons ATGACGGCGGCGGCAGCTCGGAAACTGAGTCGGGAAGAGGTGGCGGAGCTGGTGGCTCTGGCCCTGCGCTCCGGCCTCAGCGAGCGGGACATCGCGGGGCTGGCGTCGGTGCAGAAGCTGCTGGGCCGGTGCCGCTCCCGCCGCCGAGGCCTGGGGCCTACCGCCGCCGCCCtcgtcctgctgctgctcctcctgctCTGTGCCCCGCTCCCCCAGTCCGCCCTCCGCCTCTGCTTCTGGCTCCGCGGCCTGTCGGCCGACGGGCAGATGTGCGTGCTCGGCTTGCCCGACCTGCACAACACCTTCCGCCGGCCCCTGGACTGCCGGGTCTGCCACAACATCACCGGCGTGGACAGGAAGAGCAACCTGAGCCATGAGGAGTTCCTGCGGGCTTACGCCTACTCCATGCAGCCGGTGGTGGTGGAGGACGGCCAGAGGAACTGGTCGGCCCGGGAGGCCTTCAGCTTCGAGTTCTTCACGCGGATCTACGACAACGACAGCCGGGCCCTGGACAACAGCGGCAGCGAGTGCCAGTTCTTCCCCTACGACACCGAGTTTCTGAACCTGGGGGATGTTTTCAGTATGGAGGCTGGCCGTGTTGGCATGCACAGCAATGCCAAACCTTGGtacattggatg GAGTAACTGTGATTCCAGTGCAGCAAGTGTCCTGAGGCAGCACTACAAGCGACCATATTTTATCCCAGCCATTTCTGAATCTAGTAAAATGGATTGGATATTCATGGGAGTACCAGGACATGGAGCCCACATGCAC ATTGATGATGTAGATAATCCCTCATGGCAGGCCCAAATCAGAGGCATCAAACACTGGAAACTAGAACCTCCAGCAGAATGCTATTATGAATGTTCTTCTCTGGAAGCCATTGTGTACCCTGGGCAGATCA
- the LOC140430722 gene encoding bifunctional arginine demethylase and lysyl-hydroxylase JMJD6-like isoform X1, protein MTAAAARKLSREEVAELVALALRSGLSERDIAGLASVQKLLGRCRSRRRGLGPTAAALVLLLLLLLCAPLPQSALRLCFWLRGLSADGQMCVLGLPDLHNTFRRPLDCRVCHNITGVDRKSNLSHEEFLRAYAYSMQPVVVEDGQRNWSAREAFSFEFFTRIYDNDSRALDNSGSECQFFPYDTEFLNLGDVFSMEAGRVGMHSNAKPWYIGWSNCDSSAASVLRQHYKRPYFIPAISESSKMDWIFMGVPGHGAHMHVRIDDVDNPSWQAQIRGIKHWKLEPPAECYYECSSLEAIVYPGQIIVLDTNKWFHETHILGEELSITIGSEYD, encoded by the exons ATGACGGCGGCGGCAGCTCGGAAACTGAGTCGGGAAGAGGTGGCGGAGCTGGTGGCTCTGGCCCTGCGCTCCGGCCTCAGCGAGCGGGACATCGCGGGGCTGGCGTCGGTGCAGAAGCTGCTGGGCCGGTGCCGCTCCCGCCGCCGAGGCCTGGGGCCTACCGCCGCCGCCCtcgtcctgctgctgctcctcctgctCTGTGCCCCGCTCCCCCAGTCCGCCCTCCGCCTCTGCTTCTGGCTCCGCGGCCTGTCGGCCGACGGGCAGATGTGCGTGCTCGGCTTGCCCGACCTGCACAACACCTTCCGCCGGCCCCTGGACTGCCGGGTCTGCCACAACATCACCGGCGTGGACAGGAAGAGCAACCTGAGCCATGAGGAGTTCCTGCGGGCTTACGCCTACTCCATGCAGCCGGTGGTGGTGGAGGACGGCCAGAGGAACTGGTCGGCCCGGGAGGCCTTCAGCTTCGAGTTCTTCACGCGGATCTACGACAACGACAGCCGGGCCCTGGACAACAGCGGCAGCGAGTGCCAGTTCTTCCCCTACGACACCGAGTTTCTGAACCTGGGGGATGTTTTCAGTATGGAGGCTGGCCGTGTTGGCATGCACAGCAATGCCAAACCTTGGtacattggatg GAGTAACTGTGATTCCAGTGCAGCAAGTGTCCTGAGGCAGCACTACAAGCGACCATATTTTATCCCAGCCATTTCTGAATCTAGTAAAATGGATTGGATATTCATGGGAGTACCAGGACATGGAGCCCACATGCACGTAAGA ATTGATGATGTAGATAATCCCTCATGGCAGGCCCAAATCAGAGGCATCAAACACTGGAAACTAGAACCTCCAGCAGAATGCTATTATGAATGTTCTTCTCTGGAAGCCATTGTGTACCCTGGGCAGATCA
- the LOC140430722 gene encoding bifunctional arginine demethylase and lysyl-hydroxylase JMJD6-like isoform X3: MTAAAARKLSREEVAELVALALRSGLSERDIAGLASVQKLLGRCRSRRRGLGPTAAALVLLLLLLLCAPLPQSALRLCFWLRGLSADGQMCVLGLPDLHNTFRRPLDCRVCHNITGVDRKSNLSHEEFLRAYAYSMQPVVVEDGQRNWSAREAFSFEFFTRIYDNDSRALDNSGSECQFFPYDTEFLNLGDVFSMEAGRVGMHSNAKPWYIGWSNCDSSAASVLRQHYKRPYFIPAISESSKMDWIFMGVPGHGAHMHVRIDDVDNPSWQAQIRGIKHWKLEPPAECYYECSSLEAIVYPGQINGPPT, encoded by the exons ATGACGGCGGCGGCAGCTCGGAAACTGAGTCGGGAAGAGGTGGCGGAGCTGGTGGCTCTGGCCCTGCGCTCCGGCCTCAGCGAGCGGGACATCGCGGGGCTGGCGTCGGTGCAGAAGCTGCTGGGCCGGTGCCGCTCCCGCCGCCGAGGCCTGGGGCCTACCGCCGCCGCCCtcgtcctgctgctgctcctcctgctCTGTGCCCCGCTCCCCCAGTCCGCCCTCCGCCTCTGCTTCTGGCTCCGCGGCCTGTCGGCCGACGGGCAGATGTGCGTGCTCGGCTTGCCCGACCTGCACAACACCTTCCGCCGGCCCCTGGACTGCCGGGTCTGCCACAACATCACCGGCGTGGACAGGAAGAGCAACCTGAGCCATGAGGAGTTCCTGCGGGCTTACGCCTACTCCATGCAGCCGGTGGTGGTGGAGGACGGCCAGAGGAACTGGTCGGCCCGGGAGGCCTTCAGCTTCGAGTTCTTCACGCGGATCTACGACAACGACAGCCGGGCCCTGGACAACAGCGGCAGCGAGTGCCAGTTCTTCCCCTACGACACCGAGTTTCTGAACCTGGGGGATGTTTTCAGTATGGAGGCTGGCCGTGTTGGCATGCACAGCAATGCCAAACCTTGGtacattggatg GAGTAACTGTGATTCCAGTGCAGCAAGTGTCCTGAGGCAGCACTACAAGCGACCATATTTTATCCCAGCCATTTCTGAATCTAGTAAAATGGATTGGATATTCATGGGAGTACCAGGACATGGAGCCCACATGCACGTAAGA ATTGATGATGTAGATAATCCCTCATGGCAGGCCCAAATCAGAGGCATCAAACACTGGAAACTAGAACCTCCAGCAGAATGCTATTATGAATGTTCTTCTCTGGAAGCCATTGTGTACCCTGGGCAGATCA ATGGACCCCCAACTTAA